A single genomic interval of Candidatus Jordarchaeales archaeon harbors:
- a CDS encoding alpha/beta fold hydrolase, translating into MEGGVLRRLELTFTSGGLKCSGWLFLPEGARKPPVVVMAHGFAAEKVFRLPAYAENFCAEGLAVFLFDYRHFGESEGLPRNLVSVKRQLEDWRSALEYVRSLKEVDGERVALWGTSFSGGHVLVTAAQDQKVSAVVAQVPFVDGLATASYLGLGFVLKATVHGLMDAVASTLGRVHYVPVVSDPDKFAIMNTPGSKEGYLSLIPEGSSWKNECPARILLSIPFYRPVRYASKIKCPVLILYAEKDSLIPPEAVRKTASKIRNVKVVCLDVGHFDVYFDPVFSETTKIETEFLKENLEKRS; encoded by the coding sequence TTGGAGGGTGGAGTGTTGAGGAGGCTGGAGTTAACCTTCACTAGTGGTGGGCTTAAGTGTTCTGGGTGGCTTTTCCTCCCGGAGGGAGCGAGAAAACCCCCGGTCGTGGTTATGGCTCACGGCTTCGCAGCTGAGAAAGTCTTCCGCCTTCCGGCGTACGCTGAGAATTTTTGCGCGGAGGGGTTAGCGGTCTTTTTGTTCGACTACAGGCACTTCGGTGAAAGTGAGGGGCTGCCAAGGAACCTTGTGAGCGTTAAAAGGCAGCTGGAGGACTGGAGGAGCGCTCTTGAATATGTTCGAAGCTTAAAAGAGGTTGACGGCGAGCGGGTGGCGCTTTGGGGGACGTCTTTTAGCGGGGGACACGTCTTAGTCACAGCAGCCCAAGATCAAAAAGTTTCAGCGGTCGTAGCGCAGGTTCCTTTCGTAGATGGATTGGCGACAGCGTCTTACCTTGGATTAGGATTTGTCTTGAAAGCAACAGTTCACGGTCTAATGGACGCTGTGGCGTCCACTCTCGGTAGGGTTCATTACGTGCCGGTAGTATCAGACCCAGACAAGTTTGCAATCATGAACACCCCTGGGTCGAAGGAGGGCTACCTCTCTCTCATACCCGAAGGCTCGTCGTGGAAGAACGAGTGCCCCGCTAGAATACTCCTATCGATACCATTCTACAGGCCTGTGAGATATGCGTCCAAGATAAAGTGCCCAGTCTTGATACTCTACGCCGAAAAGGACTCGTTGATCCCGCCGGAAGCGGTCAGGAAGACAGCTAGCAAGATAAGAAACGTCAAGGTAGTATGCCTCGACGTAGGACACTTCGACGTGTACTTCGACCCAGTATTCAGCGAAACCACAAAAATAGAAACCGAATTTCTAAAAGAAAATCTAGAAAAGCGTAGTTAA